AATTATTTTTTTGTTATAAGAAATATTAAATTTTTTTCGTATATCAACAAATGCATAATTATCAAAATCATCGAAAGAGATTCCAATTGGAAATACTTTTATTTTATTTACATCTAAATCATTATAATCATCTAAAATACATTTTTTTATGTGATCTCTAAATGGCAAAATTAAATCAGCATTTTTTAGAATAAAATGTTCCAATAACTTAGCATATTTTCTAGATCCAAATATCGTAAAAGAAAGTTTTGCTCCTCCAATTTCAAAAGCTTTATTATAATCAGCATGAATAGAAACAACAAGAGGGAGAGTAAATACTTTTGAATATATTAGACCTATCAAACCCATAATATAAGGATCCTGTGCTCTTATAACTTTTATATTACTCTTTCTAATTACTATAGAAAAAAATATTAATTTAAATATTATACAAAATGCACCAATTATTTTATATAATTTATTACTCATATTAAGATTAAATATTTTCCATCCAAATTGATACAAAATATTATTTTCTGATAATTCTTTTTTTAAATTTCTTTTACCAAAGTGTAAGCTATATACTTTACTAAAAAATCCGCCCTCATTTCTTTGCAAAATTTGGTGCGTAACATTCTTTTTCACAAGTTCATCATAATCACTAGGAACAATATTTAATACTTCTATTTTCAATTTTTATTCTCAGAATTATTTAAAAACTTAGAAATTCTTTCTTCAAAATCTTTATTTCTCTTATCAAAAAGTGATTTCCCTAAAAATAATTTCAAATTTTGTTTCAAATTTAATGGTAAAAATCTTTTAAATGAATTATGAAATTTATATTCATTAACTATTTGGTTCTTTAGTCTACTAGAGTAAAATTTATTGAACAAAACTCTAAATTTATTATTATCATAATCAAATAGCTTAGATAATGATAAAGATAATTTTTCAAAGTCATTTTGCCAATCTTTTGTACACATCAAGTGTACAGTGTCACCATACCCTTCATATTTAATGGCTGCCCCTTGTGACGTACCTTGTTGTCTAGCTAAATGTGAACTTGAGTTTAATAAATGCATTTTTCCTAATAGGGATAAGCTAAATATCAATAAATATTCATTTGTATTAGTTATTCTATAATTATCATCTTTCAAAATATTCGTTATTAACTGCATATCTTTTGTCTTAACTACTCCATACCAAAAAATACCTGAGTAATTTTTTATAATAATTTCTAA
This portion of the Arcobacter nitrofigilis DSM 7299 genome encodes:
- a CDS encoding glycosyltransferase, with the translated sequence MKIEVLNIVPSDYDELVKKNVTHQILQRNEGGFFSKVYSLHFGKRNLKKELSENNILYQFGWKIFNLNMSNKLYKIIGAFCIIFKLIFFSIVIRKSNIKVIRAQDPYIMGLIGLIYSKVFTLPLVVSIHADYNKAFEIGGAKLSFTIFGSRKYAKLLEHFILKNADLILPFRDHIKKCILDDYNDLDVNKIKVFPIGISFDDFDNYAFVDIRKKFNISYNKKIISFVGRLSKENYISDMIEVIKIISYRDDFIFLIVGDGLENENIKNIVKKYNLEHLILFTGFQDQRIVSNIRKISNVCLALMGGSSLIESCAAKRPVISYNVEWHYELVQNGKTGFLIDEHDITNVAEKILYLFDNEKIANELGANARTLAFSKNNILYTTSIKKDIYIKLLND
- a CDS encoding glycosyltransferase family 2 protein encodes the protein MDNSNLLTIVLTLKDRSPFTYRWMTWMNENKCPYKILIADGGKDKEVEKYLKNYENYPYLNYEYIRYPYDTNLELFYEKFVDIHSRVKTKYVIMGDNDDFFNIGIFSELISFMEHNPNYSVASCNNTLSFRILDKNQDITIDQLAWNKKRKIEYSQYIQNSSIEDNDALKRLEIIIKNYSGIFWYGVVKTKDMQLITNILKDDNYRITNTNEYLLIFSLSLLGKMHLLNSSSHLARQQGTSQGAAIKYEGYGDTVHLMCTKDWQNDFEKLSLSLSKLFDYDNNKFRVLFNKFYSSRLKNQIVNEYKFHNSFKRFLPLNLKQNLKLFLGKSLFDKRNKDFEERISKFLNNSENKN